Below is a genomic region from Asterias amurensis chromosome 4, ASM3211899v1.
ATACACAATGCACGCAGGCCAGGTTTGTACGTTTGTACATTGGAAAATACCTCTTAGCTCAGAGCAGTTTTTACAAGACAAGGAAATTAAATAAGGAAGAGAGATAATGGAATAAATCTTCACttgacagaaataataataGAGTAGGAAtcattttcagatttattgacaatgtctaaagtttggagtacaataagagacagttatagcattcatctaaacaagcctacatgagcaataatcaactgcaatatcaatcttgatttattgacaatgtctaaagttgggagtacaataagagacagatatagcattcatctaaacaagtctacatgatcaataatcaactgcacaatcaatctagatttattgacaatgtctaaagttgggagtacaataagagacagatatagcattcatctaaacaagtctacatgagcaataatcaactgcaatatcaatcttgatttattgacaatgtctaaagttgggagtataataagagacagatatagcattcatctaaacaagtctacatgagcaataatcaactgcaatatcaatctagatttattgacaatgtctaaagttgggagtacaataagagacagatatagcattcatctaaacaagtctacatgagcaataatcaactgcaatatcaatcttgatttattgacaatgtctaaagttgggagtataataagagacagatatagtattcatctaaacaagtctacatgagcaagaatcaactgcaatatcaatctagatttattgacaatgtctaaagttgggagtataataagagacagatatagtattcatctaaacaagtctacatgagcaagaatcaactgcaatatcaatctagatttattgacaatgtctaaagttgggagtataataagagacagatatagcattcatccaaacaagtctacatAATCAACTGAAACATCAATTGTTTTATACCAAAAACTACAAGTCAACTACTTTACAGCTAGTCAGTCTGTGCAAACAATGGATTGAAATAgacaaaatgattttgggtaaaaaccaaaattattaaaatgatTTACTTTACAGAACATTTAGTGATTTTAAATGGACAAAATGATTTCTGTTGCAAGAGcctcctgccgtcgatttcaccaaactcttcctaacttaggattaatctaacccctcgGAACAAGTtatgttccgtatccaaagacataagaacgcattgaacccatcctaagttaggacaactcgtcctaactcgaattaggattaatctaacccctcagaatgagttatgttccgtatctaaagacgtaagaacgcattgaacccatcctgagttaggacaactcgtcctaactcaaattaggattaatctaaccccgtttcatgaaattggctgctgaaTCCCTCTCAAAATACAAAAAGGAACGTTCAGGCCCAGATTTGGATAACCACAGTAAGAttgaaaggaacattacagaattggtttttgctgataaacagttgctggcagtttaagcactttatgtaatccaccatatacaccaacagacaaacctgtagaagtttgagatcaatcagcCATTTTGGTCGTGAGAAATAGTGaacaaattattacaaattttgcatgacaatgATGCGAAACAGAAATGAATTAaaagctcactgagcgataaactcaaaacgcgagataaattttatttatttctcatcaaatatgacatttcagacagaaatgtttcaagagatgttttctgCCGTCATCATCATTAGTTCGTGAATCTGTAATCTGTAATCTGAgacaggttttgtttttcttaccaattctgtcatgttcctttaaaggcactggacactgttggtaattactcaaacggctccctctgagagaacgtagtttttgagaaaaagtattttcttactaaaatatttgaattgaatttgagacctcaattgaggtctccaattcaagcatctgaaagcacacaacatgtgtgacaaaggtgtttttacttcaattattctctcccaactttgaagaccaaccaagctcaaatttttacaggttttttgctgagatacaccaagtgagaagactggtatttgacaattatcaaaggtctTGAAATGTGATGATAACAATGAAATATACATTTCACATTCTTTTGAATGTTAAGGCATTTTCATACATTGATACAACTTTTCTTATAATAAATGGGAATCTAACTTAGAAAGAAAATTAtggcaaaatatacaatagttagttttattacattttgatgagtaatgattttcaaagcaactcgttgcatgcaatgttaaacTTCATAGAATGCTTCTCTTATCAAAAGGAAAAGGTTGCACTACTTAATGAACAACCCCATAATGTAATAATCAACCCTttgcatgcaatgttaaacTTCATAGATTGCTTCTCTTATCAAAAGGAAAAGGTTGCACTACTTCATGAACAACCcaataatgtaataatcaaccctttgcatgcaatgttaaacTTCATAGATTGCTTCTCTTATCAAAATGAAAAGGTTGCACTACTTAATGAACAACCCCATAATGTAACAATCAACCCTttgcatgcaatgttaaacTTCATAGAATGCTTCTCTTATCAAAATGAAAAGGTTGCACTACTTAATGAACAACCCCATAATGTAATAATCAACCCTttgcatgcaatgttaaacTTCATAGATTGCTTCTCTTATCAAAAGGAAAAGGTTGCAATACAAAACCCCATAGTGTAATAATCAACCACTTTGCATGCTACTATTTCTTGCAAATACTATTTGCTGCTACTATTTCTTTCAAATACTATTTTCTGCTACTATTTCTTGCAAATACTATTTTCTGCCCGATggaatgtttttacaaaactCCTTAAAATAGACAAGCCTGTACACGAGATagtttttctcaaaacattATTTCACTGCAAAATGCAAAACGAGTCAACAATGTAAATAATTGCAACCAGGTATTGCAGACAGAATTAATCAACTCAATGTCATCATATTGAGAATTAAAACTAAGTGGTTATTTGAACTTTTCAGTTTGCATAACTTTgtgatttaatttgattgacATGTTTTGATGGTCAGTTCAATCCATGAGACAGTATTTGACCagtatcatcattattagataTCATTACACCTTGTTATAAATCTTCACTGAATTCCAGTCTGCCACTGCAAGCTGCTGACCATTTGATGTCAATGAGATTCCATATGGGTCATGCAGACCCTGATCAATACAGCTGAGAAATCTACCCTGAGTGTCATACTGATGAATATGACCAGTGTGTACCCCATTCCACAGTGCAATGTAGATAGCTGAGCTGTCACAGCATACACCTCTGCAGGATACAACTTGTTGACTGTCGATCATTGGATTGATGCTGAATAGTGTAGTACCAGTGAGTTCAACAATGTCTACTTGTTGTCTGTCCAAACCACTGACTACAACTCTGTCCTTGCTGTCAATGGCCAAGAAGCGAGGTTCAGTCTGAACTGAAACAGTGTCAATGAGTGAACCATCACTGGATCTGTGTTTAGTTATAACTGACCGATCCACATCCCCGACCATGATTGTATCCTTTATGACTGCTACACTGCAGAGGTTTACTGATGTCTTGCCCACTTCACTATGAGGCACTGTGTGGAATTCAAACATCTTGTTGCCATTCCTATTGTACATCTTGACAGAGTTGGTCCTATCTACAATCACTAACTGATTCTGGAATGCAGCAACAGCCTGAGGGTCTggaaaacagataaacaaacgGATAGAACCCAATATaatgaatgaatattcatttgaaAAAATACTTACAATAATtagatttttgtaaaaataaaaaagagatCATTATTTAATTGAATGTTTCCTGTGTTGTAAAAGCTCTTTGTATGTTGCTTCCAATTCACAATCATACATGTAACAATGACATGTAACAATGACATACAGTagaacaataaacaacaatttgTTCATATTAGCAAGGTTACTATTAATCAAGAACAAAATAGGATTGAATTCATTCTTTTTAACgcttcttttctgtttttaccaaaataattaatttatttattaatttgtttatttaatattaatttggtaTTAAACTGCTTTTGTTGGTGTTGGATAGTGGAATGTCAATTATTGAGAATGACTGCAGCAGAGTGGATTTAGTGATCATGCAGCGGATGAATGTTGTCCTAGTCTACAAGGTACAGTGAAATAGCaagaaccattcaatttcatgacatacagtttgactaccatggaaacctTGTATTGATCACAACCAATGCTGTGATGTTTGAACATTTTAATGATTGACTTGAGTTGAGAAAAGCAAACAATGTTTGATAAATATTTCTCAGATTTGATTGTGGTAATGGAGTGGATTAAATCCTTATTTTCATTGAATACTTTCTGACTGTCACCTTGAAAACCAAACAAGAGTACTTTCTCCACAGTTATATCTGAGATTTACAACAATATACCCCTGACTAAATGATTTGTAGGGAACTTACAGCTTGATAATAGGATAGATTCCTTCTGGTGTCCCTTCGTGTCGTAGATTGCCACTCTTTCATTCCAGTAGTTAGCCACTGCCATCTCATCCCCAGGTACAGAGGTATCAATATCCCAAGCCCCATCGATTCCTTCATCATACTCCAAACTAAGCTCCCACTTTGGCTCCTTCATACTCAGATTACCCAGGGAGATATCACAAACCCCTGGAGTGAATCCCAGATGGTCGAGGGTCGAATCtatcttgggttgattttgATCTATGAGTCCCTTCAAGTCCTTACTGATTGTTGGATAGCTTGCAAGGAAGTCAGGCACTGATGAATTCTTGCTGAAATCTTTGGCTCTCTGCAGTGATTGCTGTATTTGATACAAGTTTACACTCACTGCTTGCTCAAATTCCTCCAATTTCTTGTTCTGATCTTTAAGGATGGTTTGTATTTCATCCATGATGAGACTCTCTTGAGCTGTTACCTCAGCCCTGATCTCATCCGCTCTGTTCTTCACCTCTGCCATGGTTCTCTTAG
It encodes:
- the LOC139936469 gene encoding E3 ubiquitin-protein ligase TRIM33-like; its protein translation is MAFSKPAQVSALEKIRKDYLECSICHEEYTEPKLLDCLHSFCKHCLLEYHTTNYKDAKMLICPLCRKETQLPETGVEDFKNNFILTGLAGQLEQVSSLEHSKLVCNLCEEKNKATHFCYDCPMFICANCYKMHKKIPSLLSHTVATLKDVRDGKTAMKKTKPKRHPECQTHEGEVMRFYCTTCDVMICRDCTVIDHRNPQHEYIDCNQASPTYKQSLAQLFTPLEETMKKLEQSQATASTMKDNLNIAAKRTMAEVKNRADEIRAEVTAQESLIMDEIQTILKDQNKKLEEFEQAVSVNLYQIQQSLQRAKDFSKNSSVPDFLASYPTISKDLKGLIDQNQPKIDSTLDHLGFTPGVCDISLGNLSMKEPKWELSLEYDEGIDGAWDIDTSVPGDEMAVANYWNERVAIYDTKGHQKESILLSSYPQAVAAFQNQLVIVDRTNSVKMYNRNGNKMFEFHTVPHSEVGKTSVNLCSVAVIKDTIMVGDVDRSVITKHRSSDGSLIDTVSVQTEPRFLAIDSKDRVVVSGLDRQQVDIVELTGTTLFSINPMIDSQQVVSCRGVCCDSSAIYIALWNGVHTGHIHQYDTQGRFLSCIDQGLHDPYGISLTSNGQQLAVADWNSVKIYNKV